A window of Tautonia plasticadhaerens contains these coding sequences:
- a CDS encoding SDR family NAD(P)-dependent oxidoreductase has translation MRTSTKLGLGLLAGVGVSYAARSWLRGRRRIELPGRVVVITGAANGLGLLVAREAARRGARLALVDQDGEGVDRAARELVGEGAPEALAVPIDVADRDAVEAMMAGVVGRFGRVDVLINNAALMMVAPLESVTLDDLRRVLGVNFWGGVYCTLAALPHMRAQGGGRIGNVVSIGGRIAPPHMLPYSAAKFAFSGFTKGIQSELADENILVTGFYPAMIRTGGHTHALIKGDREAEYAWFAAGDVTPITASSAHAAAVRFLQAICDGDPEAPVSAAARLGPIVEAIAPGWFAELNALVERSLPRAETALQRRGPAVPGSQIPGRIPEFLSRLVPDRARPD, from the coding sequence ATGAGGACGAGCACCAAACTGGGCCTCGGGCTGCTGGCCGGGGTGGGCGTGTCGTACGCGGCGAGGTCGTGGCTGAGGGGCCGACGCCGGATCGAGCTGCCCGGTCGGGTGGTGGTGATCACCGGGGCGGCCAACGGGCTCGGCCTCCTGGTCGCCCGGGAGGCGGCCCGACGCGGGGCCCGCCTCGCGCTGGTCGACCAGGACGGCGAGGGGGTCGATCGCGCGGCCAGGGAACTGGTCGGCGAGGGGGCCCCCGAGGCGCTCGCCGTCCCGATCGACGTCGCCGACCGGGACGCCGTCGAGGCGATGATGGCGGGGGTGGTCGGCCGATTCGGGCGGGTCGACGTGCTGATCAACAACGCGGCCCTGATGATGGTCGCCCCGCTGGAGTCGGTCACCCTGGACGACCTCCGCCGCGTCCTGGGCGTGAATTTCTGGGGGGGCGTCTACTGCACCCTCGCGGCCCTGCCGCACATGAGGGCGCAGGGGGGCGGCCGGATCGGCAATGTCGTCTCGATCGGCGGCCGGATCGCGCCGCCGCACATGCTGCCGTACTCGGCCGCCAAGTTCGCGTTCTCGGGCTTCACGAAGGGGATTCAGTCCGAACTCGCCGACGAGAACATCCTCGTCACCGGGTTCTACCCGGCGATGATCCGCACCGGCGGCCACACCCACGCGCTGATCAAGGGGGACCGCGAGGCCGAGTACGCCTGGTTCGCCGCCGGGGACGTGACCCCGATCACCGCCAGCTCGGCCCATGCCGCCGCCGTCCGGTTCCTCCAGGCCATCTGCGACGGCGATCCCGAGGCCCCCGTCTCCGCCGCCGCCCGCCTCGGGCCGATCGTCGAGGCGATCGCCCCCGGCTGGTTCGCCGAGCTGAACGCGCTGGTCGAGCGATCCCTCCCCCGCGCCGAGACGGCCCTCCAGCGTCGCGGCCCCGCCGTCCCCGGGTCGCAGATCCCCGGCCGGATCCCCGAGTTCCTCAGCCGCCTCGTCCCGGACCGGGCCCGGCCCGATTGA
- a CDS encoding ABC transporter ATP-binding protein, whose protein sequence is MIELRGVSLRFTTYNDKYYSLKRACIDLFLRREGSNQASFWALSGIDLAIGRGERVGIVGPNGAGKSTLLRVLAGIYPPSGGRLKVEGRVAPLIEMGAGFNYELSGEDNIYLNGALLGFDRKQMRARIDRIWEFSGLREFSSLPLKYYSSGMLSRLSFAVATEVDPDILLLDETLSVGDATFKARAHDRIMSVIDRSNVVIVVSHDMDALARICTRGIWIDRGVVQADGPIGAVIERYYDHVGEAQPVSAGHPAEAA, encoded by the coding sequence GTGATCGAGCTGCGGGGCGTGTCGCTGCGGTTCACCACCTACAACGACAAGTATTACTCGCTCAAGCGTGCCTGCATCGACCTGTTCCTCCGCAGGGAGGGGAGCAACCAGGCGTCATTCTGGGCGCTCAGCGGCATCGACCTGGCGATCGGCCGGGGGGAGCGGGTGGGGATCGTCGGGCCCAACGGGGCCGGCAAGAGCACCCTGCTGCGCGTCCTGGCCGGGATCTACCCGCCGTCGGGCGGCCGCCTGAAGGTCGAGGGGCGGGTCGCGCCGCTGATCGAGATGGGGGCCGGGTTCAACTACGAGCTGTCGGGCGAGGACAACATCTACCTCAACGGCGCCCTGCTGGGCTTCGACCGCAAGCAGATGCGCGCCCGGATCGACCGGATCTGGGAGTTCTCCGGGCTGAGGGAGTTCTCCTCGCTGCCGCTGAAGTACTACTCCAGCGGCATGCTCTCCCGCCTGTCGTTCGCCGTGGCGACGGAGGTCGACCCGGACATCCTGCTGCTGGACGAGACGCTCAGCGTCGGCGACGCGACCTTCAAGGCCAGGGCCCACGACCGGATCATGAGCGTGATCGACCGCTCGAACGTCGTGATCGTCGTCTCGCACGACATGGACGCGCTGGCCCGGATCTGCACCCGGGGGATCTGGATCGACCGGGGCGTGGTCCAGGCCGACGGGCCGATCGGCGCTGTGATTGAACGTTATTATGATCACGTCGGAGAGGCCCAGCCCGTCTCCGCGGGACATCCGGCCGAGGCGGCCTGA
- a CDS encoding glycosyltransferase: MRLGVDLLPLQSGGSRDRGVGRYAAELLRSLAGHRPGDEFVLYRCRDLPSDRVPPIDGRRVRSVEIGRDEEDDTIRGRLARIAAHNPDGLDALLLLNPFELSPGFEPPPRVPGGVPIVAVLYDLIPLLFPGSYLGDPGVRRRYGRRLDAIRHYDRFLAISGSTRRDAISRLGLRGDRVAALPFALDPDFRPADPGGGDEGPDGVALGRVGVSGPFVLHVGGRDDRKNVWGVIDAFAGLGPEAPESSTLVLVGDFGAAYQGRISAYAADRGVSDQVAILGVVDDGTLKTLYRRCSAFVFPSLYEGLGLPLLEAMRSGAAVIGGRNSSQCDLVGDAGLLVDPGDSAGLRSALGRLLEDPALATSMGKKALDRTAGLSWDDVGREARSAILGAIGGRTPRPHLRIGPDRPRVGLVSPLPPKETGIADYAARLAGALLDHASVDLYHDGDYVPELGLRDRRFRCVDRAAFARRVEVLPHRAVVYQMGNSWYHRSVYELLREHPGITVLHDFNLSGFHFWYGHQPDVRPGHFDRVVEAEREAGAIGPDEDVEAWRSEPGGIQGAATRRGVHMNREIFERSRFVVVHSPYCRDLVRAALPEYLDRTVVVPMGASIDVPGPGQVAETRRRFGIPGDAVVFGCFGNLTSMKMYEEAIRAFADVLGRVDRALLLFVGKDWEGGRALALARESGVGDRTLFLGKASREDYGRLVGSVDVGLGLRRPPTYGETSASLLDFLRCGVATIVTDVATFRDYPPSAVVRWDPVRDGEDGLADRMVALARDESRRRAIADAAVDHVRKHHDWKIAARAYADLIERCAPGEAVGRFAGSPGAGGTST; the protein is encoded by the coding sequence ATGCGACTGGGCGTCGACCTGCTGCCGCTCCAGTCCGGGGGGAGCCGGGACCGGGGCGTCGGCCGATACGCGGCCGAACTGCTCCGGTCCCTGGCGGGCCACCGCCCCGGGGACGAGTTCGTGCTCTACCGCTGCCGGGATCTGCCGAGTGACCGGGTCCCGCCGATCGACGGCCGTCGCGTCCGGTCGGTCGAGATCGGCCGGGACGAGGAGGACGACACGATCCGGGGCCGATTGGCCCGGATCGCCGCCCACAACCCGGACGGGCTCGATGCGCTGTTGCTCCTCAACCCGTTCGAACTGTCCCCGGGGTTCGAGCCCCCTCCCCGGGTGCCGGGCGGGGTGCCGATCGTGGCGGTGCTCTACGACCTGATCCCGCTGCTGTTCCCGGGATCGTACCTGGGGGACCCCGGGGTCCGCCGTCGGTATGGGAGGCGGCTGGACGCGATCCGCCATTACGACCGGTTCCTCGCGATCTCGGGGTCGACCCGGCGTGACGCCATATCTCGCCTCGGGCTCCGGGGCGATCGGGTCGCCGCCCTGCCCTTCGCGCTCGACCCGGACTTCCGCCCGGCCGACCCGGGCGGGGGCGACGAGGGCCCGGACGGCGTCGCACTCGGGCGGGTCGGCGTGTCCGGGCCGTTCGTGCTCCACGTCGGTGGCCGGGACGATCGGAAGAACGTCTGGGGGGTGATCGACGCCTTCGCCGGCCTCGGCCCGGAGGCCCCGGAGTCGAGCACCCTCGTCCTCGTCGGCGACTTCGGCGCGGCGTATCAGGGGCGGATATCGGCGTACGCGGCGGATCGAGGCGTAAGCGACCAGGTTGCGATCCTCGGGGTCGTCGACGACGGGACGTTGAAGACGCTCTATCGTCGCTGTTCCGCGTTCGTCTTCCCCTCGCTCTATGAGGGGCTGGGGCTGCCGCTGCTGGAGGCGATGCGGAGCGGGGCGGCGGTGATCGGCGGGCGGAACTCGTCGCAGTGCGACCTCGTTGGCGACGCGGGCCTGCTGGTCGACCCGGGCGACTCGGCGGGGCTCCGCTCGGCGCTCGGCCGGCTCCTGGAAGACCCGGCACTGGCGACCTCGATGGGGAAGAAGGCCCTGGATCGGACGGCGGGCCTGTCGTGGGACGACGTCGGCAGGGAGGCCCGGTCGGCGATCCTGGGGGCGATCGGCGGCCGGACGCCGAGGCCGCACCTCCGGATCGGCCCGGATCGGCCGAGGGTGGGGCTCGTCTCGCCGCTGCCGCCCAAGGAGACGGGGATCGCCGACTACGCGGCGAGGCTGGCCGGGGCGCTGCTCGATCACGCCTCCGTCGACCTGTATCACGACGGCGACTACGTCCCCGAGCTCGGCCTGCGAGACCGGCGGTTCCGCTGCGTCGACCGTGCCGCGTTCGCCCGCAGGGTGGAGGTGCTGCCCCACCGCGCGGTCGTCTACCAGATGGGGAACTCGTGGTACCACCGATCGGTCTACGAACTGTTGCGCGAGCATCCCGGCATCACCGTCCTGCATGACTTCAACCTGTCCGGATTCCACTTCTGGTACGGCCACCAGCCGGACGTACGCCCCGGCCACTTCGACCGGGTCGTCGAGGCGGAGCGTGAGGCCGGGGCGATCGGGCCGGACGAGGACGTGGAGGCCTGGCGATCGGAGCCGGGGGGCATCCAGGGCGCGGCGACGCGTCGAGGGGTGCACATGAACCGGGAGATCTTCGAGCGGTCCCGGTTCGTGGTCGTGCACTCGCCCTACTGCCGGGACCTGGTGCGGGCGGCCCTGCCGGAGTACCTGGACCGGACGGTGGTGGTGCCGATGGGGGCGTCGATCGACGTCCCCGGCCCCGGGCAGGTGGCGGAGACGAGGAGGCGGTTCGGCATCCCGGGCGACGCGGTCGTGTTCGGCTGCTTCGGCAACCTGACCTCGATGAAGATGTACGAGGAGGCGATCCGGGCCTTCGCCGACGTCCTCGGGCGGGTCGATCGGGCGCTCCTCCTGTTCGTCGGCAAGGACTGGGAAGGGGGACGGGCCCTGGCCCTGGCCCGGGAGTCGGGGGTGGGGGACCGCACCCTCTTCCTGGGCAAGGCGTCGAGGGAGGACTACGGGAGGCTGGTCGGCTCGGTCGACGTGGGGCTCGGCCTGAGGAGGCCTCCGACCTACGGGGAGACCTCGGCCTCGCTGCTGGACTTCCTCCGCTGCGGCGTGGCGACGATCGTCACCGACGTCGCCACCTTCCGCGACTACCCCCCGTCGGCCGTCGTCCGATGGGACCCGGTACGGGACGGGGAGGACGGCCTGGCCGACCGGATGGTCGCGCTGGCCCGGGACGAATCCCGACGTCGGGCGATCGCCGATGCGGCGGTCGACCACGTCCGGAAGCATCACGACTGGAAGATCGCCGCCCGGGCCTACGCCGATCTCATCGAGCGGTGTGCGCCCGGCGAGGCGGTGGGTCGATTCGCCGGCTCGCCCGGCGCCGGAGGGACCTCGACATGA
- a CDS encoding ABC transporter permease, which produces MATQVSSPTAPIPQVFPPDGDGLPGVNWFATLHRDARELYRYRAVLTNLVAQDLRVRYQRSLLGFMWTLLNPILMMAVMSVVFSTIFRFEKGGVDYALYLFSGMVPWTLLNMTVTESSTCIISNEYLIRKIYIPKLIFPLSRLLLNSMMQASSMTALFLLMVPLGVRLTPSLVLVPVGFLLFSAFILGLSLIASTINTFYRDFGHLLSVIIQAWYFATPIMYPIDSLPEDLAWRFWLNPAYAFIRFFHVVIYDASWPSWVLVSSTAGIAAVVLGIGYVTFKSYEDRLVFRL; this is translated from the coding sequence ATGGCCACACAGGTCTCGTCGCCGACGGCGCCGATCCCCCAGGTCTTCCCCCCGGACGGCGACGGGCTGCCCGGCGTGAACTGGTTCGCCACCCTCCATCGGGACGCCCGGGAGCTGTATCGCTACCGGGCGGTGCTGACGAACCTCGTCGCCCAGGACCTGAGGGTGCGCTACCAGCGGTCGCTGCTGGGCTTCATGTGGACGCTGCTCAACCCGATCCTGATGATGGCCGTCATGTCGGTCGTCTTCTCGACGATCTTCCGGTTCGAGAAGGGCGGGGTCGACTACGCGCTGTACCTCTTCTCGGGGATGGTGCCGTGGACGCTGCTGAACATGACGGTGACGGAGTCGTCGACCTGCATCATCTCCAACGAGTATTTGATCCGGAAGATCTACATCCCGAAGCTGATCTTCCCCCTCTCCCGGCTGCTGCTGAACAGCATGATGCAGGCGTCGTCGATGACGGCGCTGTTCCTGCTGATGGTGCCGCTCGGGGTGCGACTCACGCCGTCATTGGTGCTGGTGCCGGTCGGGTTCCTGCTGTTCTCGGCGTTCATCCTGGGTTTGAGCCTGATCGCGTCGACGATCAACACCTTCTACCGGGACTTCGGCCACCTGCTGTCGGTGATCATCCAGGCCTGGTACTTCGCCACGCCGATCATGTACCCGATCGACTCGCTGCCGGAGGACCTGGCCTGGCGGTTCTGGCTCAACCCGGCGTACGCGTTCATCCGGTTCTTCCACGTCGTCATCTACGATGCCAGTTGGCCGTCGTGGGTGCTTGTCTCCTCCACCGCCGGGATCGCGGCGGTCGTCCTGGGAATCGGCTATGTCACGTTCAAGTCGTACGAGGACAGGCTTGTCTTCCGGCTCTGA
- a CDS encoding DUF1501 domain-containing protein produces MDPLREHARHETRRHFFGRGANAVGMAALASLLGGRSAAAAGPDSQSMPVGPHFAPKAKRVIYLHMVGGPSQMDLYDYKPTMADLFDTDLPESIRMGQRLTTMTSGQARFPIAPSKYKFAQHGESGTWVSEMLPNTARMVDDMCVIRSMHTEAINHEPAISYMQTGNMVTGRPCLGSWASYGLGSENDDLPTFVVLVARPSNTEQIQAISGRLWSSGYLPGEHAGVSFRTAGDPILYINNPDGVPDHVRRTTLDGLGALNERAHERLGDPEIATRIQQYELAFRMQASVPELTDLASESAATFDLYGPDVRKPGSFANTALLARRMVERGVRFVQIYHNNWDHHGNLANRMPDQCGDVDRPCWGLIQDLKARGLLDETLVIWGGEFGRTIYCQGGLTRDNYGRDHHPRCFTMWMAGGGSKPGTVYGETDEFSYNIVKDPVHIRDFHATVLKLLGFDHERFTFRYQGLDQKLTGVEPARVIPELIA; encoded by the coding sequence ATGGATCCGCTCCGCGAACACGCCCGGCACGAGACCCGACGCCACTTCTTCGGCCGCGGGGCGAACGCCGTCGGCATGGCAGCGCTGGCCTCGCTGCTGGGCGGACGGTCGGCGGCGGCGGCGGGCCCCGACTCGCAGTCGATGCCCGTCGGACCCCACTTCGCGCCCAAGGCGAAGCGGGTGATCTACCTGCACATGGTCGGCGGCCCGTCCCAGATGGACCTGTACGACTACAAGCCGACGATGGCCGACCTGTTCGACACGGATCTGCCCGAGTCGATCCGGATGGGCCAGCGGCTCACCACGATGACCAGCGGCCAGGCCCGGTTCCCGATCGCCCCGTCGAAGTACAAATTCGCCCAGCACGGCGAGTCGGGGACCTGGGTCTCGGAGATGCTGCCGAACACGGCCCGGATGGTCGACGACATGTGCGTCATCCGGAGCATGCACACCGAGGCGATCAACCACGAGCCGGCCATCAGCTACATGCAGACCGGCAACATGGTGACCGGCCGGCCCTGCCTGGGGTCCTGGGCGTCGTACGGGCTCGGATCGGAGAATGACGACCTGCCCACATTCGTGGTGCTGGTCGCCCGGCCGTCGAACACGGAGCAGATCCAGGCGATCTCGGGCCGGCTCTGGTCGTCGGGCTACCTGCCGGGGGAGCACGCCGGGGTCTCCTTCCGCACCGCCGGTGACCCGATCCTCTACATCAACAACCCGGACGGCGTGCCCGACCACGTCCGCCGGACGACGCTCGACGGCCTGGGGGCCCTGAACGAGCGGGCGCACGAGCGGCTCGGCGACCCGGAGATCGCCACCCGGATCCAGCAGTACGAGCTGGCCTTCCGGATGCAGGCGAGCGTCCCCGAGCTGACCGACCTCGCGAGCGAGTCGGCGGCCACCTTCGACCTCTACGGCCCCGACGTGCGGAAGCCGGGCAGCTTCGCCAACACCGCCCTGCTCGCCCGGCGGATGGTGGAGCGCGGGGTGCGGTTCGTGCAGATCTACCACAACAACTGGGACCACCACGGCAACCTCGCCAACCGCATGCCCGACCAGTGCGGCGACGTGGACCGCCCCTGCTGGGGCCTGATCCAGGATCTCAAGGCCCGGGGCCTGCTGGACGAGACGCTCGTGATCTGGGGGGGCGAGTTCGGCCGGACGATCTACTGCCAGGGCGGCCTCACCCGGGACAACTACGGCCGGGACCACCACCCGCGCTGCTTCACCATGTGGATGGCCGGCGGCGGTTCGAAGCCGGGCACCGTTTACGGCGAGACCGACGAGTTCTCTTACAACATCGTGAAGGACCCCGTCCACATCCGGGACTTCCACGCCACGGTCCTGAAGCTCCTCGGCTTCGACCACGAGCGGTTCACCTTCCGCTACCAGGGGCTCGACCAGAAGCTCACCGGGGTCGAGCCGGCCCGGGTGATCCCCGAGCTGATCGCCTGA
- a CDS encoding glycosyltransferase family 39 protein, translated as MSHHRAIIAVALLAVAARVAAVLVLQSHTVPRSTYEHGEIAANLLDGRGFSIRFLGDDGPTSQQAPTYPVLVAAAFGVGGGETPEALLLLQLGQAILGGLTALATMALVRELAPGRPRMAVVAGLIAAVHPTLVYSATHVQVAGLAALLVTASLAMAYRSARTGRRGDAIGAGAVLGILVLTDPILGLISSGMAWAMVRGRGAAGSIRPLATIGIVAALVVSPWVARNYRVHGEFVPVKSTFGYAFWQGNCAISEGTDKVVRPSVDRILDEGGGSLADRNRAFWEARHEAGYIDDVALTAEDYRTLGALGEPARSRLLFRRALDDLRADPARYPRLCLDRFRAFVLWDETNPKTRSLVYRAGHLGLTTLAVLGWIAMGPGLRRRMAPTLLAAALIAAFHALTIVSARFHVPIEPLMAAWASGLASGTARVGLPKPGESRMIRAVRGPSAAGPVGRSGAIGR; from the coding sequence ATGTCACACCATCGCGCGATCATCGCGGTCGCCTTGCTCGCCGTCGCGGCCCGGGTCGCGGCGGTGCTGGTGCTCCAGAGCCATACCGTGCCCCGGAGCACGTATGAACACGGCGAGATCGCCGCGAACCTCCTCGACGGCCGGGGGTTCTCGATCCGGTTCCTCGGCGACGACGGGCCGACCTCGCAGCAGGCGCCGACCTACCCGGTGCTGGTCGCGGCGGCGTTCGGGGTCGGGGGGGGCGAGACGCCCGAGGCCCTGTTGCTCCTGCAACTCGGCCAGGCGATCCTCGGGGGATTGACGGCCCTCGCGACGATGGCCCTCGTCCGGGAGCTGGCGCCGGGGAGGCCGAGGATGGCGGTCGTCGCCGGCCTGATCGCGGCGGTCCACCCGACGCTCGTCTATTCGGCGACGCACGTCCAGGTGGCGGGGCTGGCGGCGCTGCTGGTGACGGCCTCGCTCGCGATGGCCTACCGATCGGCCCGGACCGGCCGGCGGGGGGACGCGATCGGGGCGGGGGCGGTTCTGGGGATCCTGGTGCTCACCGACCCGATCCTCGGGCTGATCTCGTCCGGGATGGCCTGGGCGATGGTGCGGGGCCGGGGGGCGGCCGGGTCGATCCGGCCGCTGGCGACGATCGGGATCGTGGCGGCGCTGGTCGTCTCGCCCTGGGTCGCCCGGAATTACCGCGTGCACGGCGAGTTCGTGCCCGTGAAGAGCACCTTCGGCTACGCCTTCTGGCAGGGGAATTGCGCGATCAGCGAGGGGACGGACAAGGTGGTGCGCCCCTCGGTCGACCGCATCCTCGACGAGGGGGGGGGCAGCCTCGCGGACCGCAACCGGGCGTTCTGGGAGGCGAGGCACGAGGCCGGCTACATCGACGACGTCGCGTTGACGGCCGAGGACTACCGGACGCTCGGGGCCCTCGGCGAGCCCGCCCGGTCCCGGCTGCTGTTCCGACGGGCCCTGGACGACCTCCGGGCCGACCCGGCCCGCTACCCCAGGCTCTGCCTGGATCGGTTCCGGGCGTTCGTCCTGTGGGACGAGACGAATCCGAAGACCCGGAGCCTGGTCTACCGGGCGGGCCACCTCGGCCTGACGACCCTGGCCGTGCTCGGCTGGATCGCGATGGGCCCGGGCCTCCGACGGCGGATGGCGCCGACGCTGCTGGCGGCGGCGCTGATCGCGGCGTTCCACGCCCTGACGATCGTCTCGGCGCGGTTCCACGTGCCGATCGAGCCGTTGATGGCCGCCTGGGCCTCCGGCCTGGCGTCGGGAACCGCGCGGGTTGGTCTTCCCAAGCCGGGCGAATCCCGTATGATCCGGGCGGTCCGAGGGCCGTCGGCCGCCGGTCCAGTCGGCCGATCGGGAGCGATCGGCCGATGA
- a CDS encoding glycosyltransferase yields the protein MRIGVDALAIQSPFSRGRGIGRYARSLLAAMLEADRANEYVLYTYEDLPRDALPTSSRTTIREVRRELGREEHTLQHAIERALREDAGRLDLDWFLLLSPFETWQFYGLPHRPVGRTRAAAVVYDVIPFLFQETYLTSEEVGRWFYGHLGRLARYDRFLAISEATRLDTIRLLGLPPDRVHAIGTASESPRDPGGDPARDAAVLDRLGIDRPFLFCLGSSDPRKNLRGLIDAFALLPARQRSATQLVVTCSLIEKEIHQLRDHAKAAGIDDRLVLTNSVGQDELDTLYRRCAAFVFPSLYEGFGLPILEAMQLGAPVVAADNSSQPEVVGDAGLLANAAEPGDLAAHLERLLDDPALRRRLGAQGRARSEQFRWDDVADRALRALDDGRRPRIVGGSTSRGIGPPGRPRIAMFSPLPPVQSGIARYAERVCESLREDALIDLYHAPDDRPVLADASSRFACLDASTFERRRALLGYESVVYQFGNSSYHAYLYETFLKHPGVAVLHDHALPGFHASFGLIAGRMNAHLVEELSYSGQARDPELVGLVAGWVPGTWDLQEEMVRRGVTMNRRILERATGVIVHSEDSKGRIASAYPWLAAKVHVAPIGCDAAPIGPGPRREARRALGVEDGAVVIGAVGILHPTKLNREAVRAFAGSLGDDPGAVLVFLGRDLGGGEAAREADRLGVADRVRFLGHLPDEEYERAIAAFDVGLCLRRPPTNGESSAALLDLLRRGLPTIVCDVGTFAGYPRDAVIKIAWNDEASGIAQLGAAMRMAVLDDERRARVGRGALAYARAEHSWDRLIDAYRGLCLPRSPRVVGEGVA from the coding sequence GTGCGAATCGGGGTCGACGCGCTGGCCATCCAGTCCCCGTTCAGCCGGGGCCGAGGCATCGGCCGGTACGCCCGCAGCCTGCTGGCGGCGATGCTCGAGGCCGATCGGGCGAACGAGTACGTCCTGTACACGTATGAGGACCTCCCCCGGGACGCCCTGCCGACCTCGTCCCGGACGACGATCCGGGAGGTCCGCCGGGAGCTCGGCCGCGAGGAGCACACGCTCCAGCACGCCATCGAGCGTGCCCTGCGGGAGGACGCCGGGCGGCTCGACCTGGATTGGTTCCTGCTGCTCAGCCCCTTCGAGACCTGGCAATTCTACGGCCTGCCCCACCGGCCGGTCGGCCGGACGAGGGCCGCGGCGGTCGTCTACGACGTGATCCCGTTCCTGTTCCAGGAGACCTACCTCACGAGCGAGGAGGTCGGCCGGTGGTTCTACGGCCACCTGGGGAGGCTCGCGCGCTACGATCGGTTCCTGGCGATCTCCGAGGCGACGAGGCTGGACACCATCCGCCTGCTCGGGCTCCCCCCGGACCGGGTCCACGCCATCGGCACCGCCAGCGAGTCGCCCCGGGACCCGGGCGGCGACCCGGCCCGGGACGCGGCGGTGCTCGACCGCCTGGGCATCGACCGGCCGTTCCTGTTCTGCCTCGGCAGCAGCGACCCCAGGAAGAACCTCCGGGGGCTGATCGACGCCTTCGCCCTGCTGCCGGCCCGACAGCGGTCGGCCACGCAACTGGTCGTCACGTGTTCGCTCATCGAGAAGGAGATCCATCAACTCCGGGACCACGCGAAGGCCGCAGGGATCGACGACCGCCTGGTGCTGACGAACTCCGTGGGGCAGGACGAGCTGGACACGCTCTATCGTCGCTGCGCCGCGTTCGTCTTCCCGTCGCTGTACGAGGGGTTCGGCCTGCCGATCCTGGAGGCGATGCAGCTCGGGGCGCCGGTGGTGGCGGCGGACAACTCGTCGCAGCCGGAGGTGGTGGGGGACGCCGGGCTGCTCGCCAACGCGGCCGAGCCGGGCGACCTGGCCGCCCACCTCGAGCGGCTGCTGGACGACCCGGCCCTCCGTCGCCGGCTCGGGGCGCAGGGGCGTGCGCGGTCCGAGCAATTTCGCTGGGACGACGTGGCCGATCGCGCCCTCCGGGCCCTCGACGATGGACGACGTCCCCGGATCGTCGGCGGGTCGACGAGTCGGGGGATCGGGCCCCCGGGGCGCCCCCGGATCGCGATGTTCTCGCCGCTGCCCCCGGTGCAGTCGGGGATCGCCCGCTATGCCGAACGCGTCTGCGAATCGTTGCGTGAGGACGCCCTGATCGACCTCTACCACGCCCCGGATGACCGGCCGGTCCTGGCCGACGCGTCGAGCCGGTTCGCCTGCCTCGACGCCTCGACCTTCGAGCGGAGGCGGGCCCTGCTCGGCTACGAGTCGGTCGTCTACCAGTTCGGGAACTCGTCCTACCACGCGTACCTGTATGAGACGTTCCTGAAGCATCCGGGCGTCGCCGTGCTGCACGACCACGCCCTGCCCGGCTTCCACGCGAGCTTCGGGCTGATCGCCGGGCGGATGAACGCGCACCTCGTCGAGGAGCTGTCCTACTCCGGCCAGGCGAGGGATCCGGAGCTGGTGGGACTGGTCGCCGGCTGGGTGCCGGGGACGTGGGACCTCCAGGAGGAGATGGTCCGCCGAGGCGTGACGATGAACCGCCGGATCCTGGAGCGCGCGACGGGCGTGATCGTCCACTCGGAGGACAGCAAGGGGCGGATCGCCTCGGCCTACCCGTGGCTGGCCGCCAAGGTGCACGTCGCCCCGATCGGCTGCGACGCGGCGCCGATCGGGCCCGGACCTCGGCGGGAGGCCCGCCGGGCCCTGGGAGTCGAGGACGGTGCGGTGGTGATCGGGGCGGTCGGCATCCTGCACCCGACGAAGCTGAACCGCGAGGCGGTCCGGGCGTTCGCCGGCAGCCTGGGAGACGACCCGGGCGCCGTGCTCGTCTTCCTCGGCCGGGACCTCGGCGGCGGCGAGGCGGCCCGGGAGGCCGACCGCCTCGGCGTGGCCGACCGGGTCCGGTTCCTCGGCCACCTGCCGGACGAGGAATACGAGCGGGCGATCGCTGCGTTCGACGTCGGCCTCTGCCTGCGGAGGCCGCCGACCAACGGCGAGAGCTCCGCCGCGCTGCTCGACCTGCTCCGCCGAGGCCTGCCGACGATCGTCTGCGACGTGGGCACCTTCGCCGGATACCCCCGCGACGCGGTCATCAAGATCGCCTGGAACGACGAGGCTTCGGGGATCGCGCAGCTCGGCGCGGCCATGAGGATGGCCGTCCTCGACGACGAGCGTCGAGCTCGGGTCGGCCGGGGCGCGCTGGCGTATGCGAGGGCGGAGCACTCCTGGGATCGGCTGATCGACGCGTACCGGGGCCTCTGCCTGCCGAGGTCGCCCCGGGTCGTCGGGGAGGGGGTGGCCTGA